In a single window of the Zea mays cultivar B73 chromosome 5, Zm-B73-REFERENCE-NAM-5.0, whole genome shotgun sequence genome:
- the LOC100282111 gene encoding Transcription factor MYB17, with amino-acid sequence MGRAPCCDRTKGLKKGPWTPEEDKLLVDYIQTNGHGSWRLLPKLAGLNRCGKSCRLRWTNYLRPDIKRGPFTSEEQKSIVQLHAIVGNKWSMIAAQLPGRTDNEIKNYWNTHLKKQLRRMGLDEPPPGPAAGCPSARHMAQWETARLEAEARLSLLATAASSSSCGAIAATSASSSSSTVDLKTACARPADIFLRLWSSDIGDSFRRKTAAAPVVKRKDAVIKQESQALLLGPGDDSSAASNETEVAEALEEYQMFLDFAGEELGLFHGRHGGFSLFPPLDVLAEASLDTAFK; translated from the exons ATGGGGAGGGCGCCGTGCTGCGACAGGACCAAGGGCCTCAAGAAGGGGCCCTGGACGCCGGAGGAGGACAAGCTCCTCGTCGACTACATCCAGACCAACGGCCATGGCAGCTGGCGCCTGCTCCCCAAGCTCGCAG GGCTAAACCGGTGCGGCAAGAGCTGCCGACTGCGGTGGACGAACTACCTCCGGCCGGACATCAAGCGCGGGCCCTTCACATCCGAGGAGCAGAAGTCCATCGTCCAGCTCCACGCCATCGTCGGCAACAA GTGGTCCATGATCGCGGCGCAGCTCCCTGGCCGGACGGACAACGAGATCAAGAACTACTGGAACACGCACCTCAAGAAGCAGCTGCGTCGGATGGGCCTCGACGAGcccccgcccggcccggccgccgGCTGCCCCTCCGCGCGCCACATGGCGCAGTGGGAAACGGCCAGGCTCGAGGCGGAGGCGCGCCTCTCCCTCCTCGCcaccgccgcctcctcctcctcctgcggcgccaTCGCGGCCACCTCCGCCTCATCCTCCTCCTCCACCGTGGACTTGAAGACCGCATGCGCCAGGCCCGCGGACATCTTCCTGCGCCTGTGGAGCTCGGACATCGGGGACTCCTTCCGCCGCAAGACGGCCGCGGCGCCCGTGGTCAAGAGGAAGGACGCGGTGATCAAGCAGGAGTCGCAGGCGCTGCTGCTGGGTCCCGGGGACGACTCCTCGGCCGCGTCCAACGAGACGGAGGTGGCGGAGGCGCTGGAGGAGTACCAGATGTTCCTCGACTTCGCCGGCGAAGAGCTGGGGCTGTTTCACGGCCGGCACGGCGGCTTCTCGCTGTTCCCGCCGCTCGACGTGCTCGCCGAGGCGTCCCTGGACACGGCGTTCAAGTGA